In the genome of Streptomyces sp. Q6, the window CTTGCGGTAGACGGCGCGGACGGTGCCGGTCGGGTCGACGAGGACGGCGCTGTTGCGTACGAGGCCGTCGGCGTCGAGCTCCGCGAAGCCCGCCACCAGGGTGACGCCGTGCCGGCGCGCGGCGGCCGCCCAGGCGGTGACGGTGGGCCCGTCGACCGGCTCGGCGAGGGCCCGCGCCTCGGCGGCGTCCGCGAAGACGTAGCCGCTATTGGCGAGCTCGGGCAGCACGATCACGCGCGCCCCGGCACCGGCCGCGACGTCGATGGCCTCCTCGGCGGCGGCCAGGTTCGCGGCGACGTCACCGACCCCGAGGGCCAGCTGCGCACACGCCACGGTCGTCGTCATGCTCCGGCACCTTCCAGTTCCGCCTCGCTGGCCTCGACCGCCGCGCGCTCGGCGTCGAGGTCGATCCCGCGCGTCAGGACGTAGTACAGGATGCCTCCGACCAGCAGGCCGACCACGAACGAGATGTCGAATCCGCCGAGCGCCTCGGCCAGCGGGCCGGTGTAGAAGGACGTCGTGAAGAACGGCACCATCGCGGCGAACCCGACGACGTACGCGGTCAGGCCCTGCCAGGACCAGCGGCCGTAGATGCCCTTCGGGTCGAAGATCGCGGTGATGGCGTAGTGCCCGCGGCGCACCGCGTAGAAGTCGACCAGGTTGACCGCGGTCCACGGGATCAGGAAGTACAGCATCAGCAGGATGAAGTCGTTGAACGAGCCGAGGTAGTCCTCGGGCAGCAGCAGGGCCACGACCAGGACGGCCAGCTCGATCACGACGATGCCGGTGATGCGGGAGCGCACGGTGGGGCGCACGGGACGGAAGGCGTCCACCGCACTCGTCGTCGTGAGCATCGCGCCGTACGCGTTCACGGCCATGATCGTGATGAGCGCGAGGGCGGAGACGACGACGGCGAAGGTGCCGAAGCCGGGCAGGATGTCGTTGCCGACGGCGCGCAGGCTGTTGATCGCGTCCGGCGCCTTCATCGACGAGGCGAGCAGCGCGCCCAGCGACATCAGCCAGACCGCGGAGAGCGCGGCACCGGCGTACGTCCACCAGATGACCTTGCGGGCCGACACGTCGCGCGGCAGGTAGCGCGAGTAGTCGGAGACGTAGACGGCGTACGAGATCTGGTAGCCGGCGGCGCCGCAGAAGACAATCAGGAACGACGTCCAGGAGTGGCCCCCGGACGACGCGGCCACCTCGTGCGGGTGGAGCTGCACGAGCGCGCCGACGGTGATGACGCCGAAGACGACGATCAGTACGTACGTCAGCCAGCGCTGGACCAGGTGCAGCAGGTCGTGCCCGACGACGGCGAGGACGACCGCGACGGCGATGAGGATCGCGTACCAGGCGCGGGCCCCGCCGGGGAGCACGGTGGTCAGGCCCTGCGCGGCGAGGACGACGTTGAAGACGTTGAAGCCGATGTAGACGAAGACGACCGCCGCGAACGGGACGACCGCGCCGCGGATCCCGAACTGGGCGCGCGACTGGATCATCTGCGGCAGGCCCATGCGCGGGCCCTGGTTGGCGTGGAACGCCATGAAGAACGTGCCGAAGCAGGCGCCGAGCGCGACCGCCGCCACCGACCAGCCGAGGCTGAGTCCGAGGGAGGGGCCGATGAACCCGGTCACCATCGTGGTGAGCACGAAGTTGCCGGTGAACCAGAACGGGCCCTGGTGCCAGACCTTGCCGTGGCGCTCGCGCACCGGCACGTAGTCGATGGACCGGACCTCGATCAGGCCGCGCCCGCCCTCGGGTGCGTGGGCCACCGCTGTCTTGTCGGCTGTGTTGTCGGCCGCGGGAGCGCTCATCGCGGCTCCTCCCTCACTGCTGTACGGGCCACGGGACTGCGGAACCGCGGCAGACGGAACGTAGCCGCGGGTGAGCGACCGCTTCGATCGCCCTGAGGGCGAATCCTCGCGCACCCCCTGGACATCGCGTACAGCCGACGTGCCGGACACTGGACGCATGGCGCTGCTCCTGTCCGACCTGGTCGACCGTCCCGCACTGCATCTGTCCGTCGCCGCGTGCCCCGAGCACCTCGACCGGCCGGTGCTGGCCGCGCACGCCTCGGAGCTGGTGCGTCCCGGATCGTGGCTCCAGGGCGGCGAGCTCCTGATGACCATCGGGCTGCTGCTGCCGATGGACGTGGCGGCCTGTCGCGCGTACGTGGACGACGTGACGGCGGGCGGCGCGCACGCCCTGGCGCTCGGGCTCGGTCCTGAGCTTCCGTACCAGGAGGCGCCCGAGCCGCTGGTGACGGCGGCGCGCGAGGCGGGGCTTCCGCTGCTCACGGTCGGCGAGGAGGTGCCGTTCATCGCGGTGACGAAGGCGGTGTTCGCGGCGCAGGCCGCCGAGCAGCGGGCCGCCGTGGAGAGCGCCTTCGAGACCCAGCGGCGGCTGACCGCGGCCGCCGCGAGCGGGCAGGGGCTGACCCCGACCCTGGACGCGTGGACGTCCGCCACGGGCATCCGCGCCCAGGTCACCGACCCGCTGGGCCGCGTGATCGCCGGGGACCCGGCGGCGCCCGGCGGGGAGAGCACGGAGCTGATCCGCCGGGTCGCGGTCGGCGGCCTGCGCTCCAGCGCGGTCGCGCCGGGTCTGGAGGTGCAGCCGCTCGGCGCGCGCAGGCTGCGCGGCATGCTGGTGCTGGCCGGTGACCCGGGCCCGGACGCCCGCCTGCTCATCTCGGGTCTGGTGTCCCTGCTCTCCCTGGAGCTGGAGCGGCGCCACCTCGCCGACGAGCCCGAACGCCGCCGCAGGGCGGGCCTGCTGGGCCGTCTCCTCGACGCGGCGACCACCGCCGAGCAGGCCGCGGACCTGCTGGCGGGGGCGGGGCTCGCGGCCGACGCGGTGCGGGGCGTCGCCGTCGCCGCGCCGTCCGACGACGCCGCCCGGGAGATCGCCGCGGACCTGGCGCTCGCCGTGCCGGGCGGGCTCACCCGGACCCGCGGCGCGCTCGTCGAGGCGGTCGTCGGTGAGGGGCTCGACCTGGACGCGGTCCTCGCCCACTTCGCGCAGGGCTGCCCCGCGGGCATCGGCTCGGCGGTGCCGCCGGGTGCGGCCCGCACCTCGCTCAGGGAGGCCGGCGGCCTGCTGGAGCTGAGCCGCGCCGCGGGGCGGCCGGTCCGTGCCCGCAGCGACCGCGCCGGGGCGCTGCTCCTGGACCTCGGCGACCGCGCGACGCTCACCGGTTACGCGGACGCGCTGCTCGGCCCGCTCGACACGGCGGACCCCACCGGCGCGCTGGCGCTGACCCTGGCGACCTGGCTGGACACCGGAAGCTCCTGGGAGGAGACGGCCCGCCGCCTGGGCCTGCACCGGCACACCGTCCGCAACCGCCTGGACAAGATCGCCCAGCTCACGGGCCGCCGTCTCGACGACGGCGACGCCCGCTTCGACCTGTGGCTCGCGGTCCGCGCACGCCGGGCGGCGCGCCGCGCGTAAGCGACCTCAGGCGGTTGCGGACGGTGTGCCGGTTCAGGGGGTTCAGGCAGCTCAAGCAGCCCAGGGGGTTCAGACCGCTCAGGCGGTTCGGGCGGTTCAGGCAGCTCAAGCAGCCCAGGGGATTCAGGCAGCTCAGGCCGTGTGCGCGGGGGTCTCCGTCTCGCCCTCTGGCTCGCTCTTGCCCTCGCCCTCGCCTTCGCCCGCATCCTCCACCGCGACGCTCGGGACCGGTGCGGCGGCGGCTCGTGCCCGGGAGCGGGACACGGCAACGCCCGCCAGGCACAGCACACCGCCGAGCAGCGTCAGCCAGCCCGGCACCTCGTCGAGGAACAGCCAGCTCAGCAGGACGACGATCGCGGGGACGGCGTACGTCGTGGCGCCCATCTTCCCGGCGGGCGTACGGGCCAGGGCGTACGTCCACGTGGTGAAGGCGAGGGCGGTCGGTACGACGCCCAGGTAGATCATGTTGAGCGTCGCCGACATCGGGGCCCGGGACACCTCTCCGGCGAGCTGCCCGGCGAAGGGCAGGCAGACCGCGGTCCCGATGAGGCAGCTGAACATCGTCACCTGCAACGGGCTGCCGTACGACAGCGCGGGCTTCTGGGCGACCACGCCCGTCGCGTACGCCACCGCGGCGAGCAGGCAGAGCACGACGCCGAGCAGCGACGTCGACTCCTTCGCGTCGGAGGACCCGGCCGACATCGACAGGCCGACGACGACCGCTCCGGCGAACGACACCGCCATGCCCGCGACGAGCCGGGGCGGCAGCGCCTCCCCCAGGAGCCGGGCGGCGAGCAGGGCCATCAGGATCGGCCCGACGTTCACCAGGAGCGCCGCGGTCCCCGCGTCGACGAGCCGCTCGCCCCAGTTCAGCGCGACCATGTACCCGCCGAACCAGACCGCGCCGGAGACCACGATCCCGCGCCAGGCCCCGCGCGGCGGCAGCCCCTCGCGACGGATCAGCATCAGGACGCCGAGCACCACGGACGCGGCGAGCAGCCGGCCCAGGGCGAGCGCGCCCGGCGAGTAGGCGGCACCGGCGCTGCGGATGGAGACGAAGGCGGACGCCCAGGCGAACACCGTGAAACAGACGGCTCCGACCGTGAGCAGGCCGGGCGTGACGGCGCTCCGGGACGTGAGCGGGGTGCGTGTGGTCATGTGGGAAGCGTACGGAAAAAACATTTCGGCGTCCACCGAAATGAATGGCCGCAAGCCGGCAGCGGTACGGCCGGGGCGGTCACGCCGTCGACGGCATCCGGCTCAGCGCCACGCCTGCTCCGTCAGCCCGAGGAGGTCGTGCAGCGCGCGCTCCCCGTCGGCGGTCACCCGCAGCGCCCGGCCGGGGTCGCGCTCCACCCAGCCCCGCGACAGCGCGCGGGCGTACAGCCGGGCGCCCGCGAGCCCGCCGAGGTGGCGGCGGCGCTCCGTCCAGTCCATGCAGGAGCTCGCGAGCGGCCTGCGTCCGTGGGGGGTCAGGTCGACACCGACCCGCTCGAACCAGTCGCGCCCGGCGTCGGTGATCTCGAACACCCCGTCCGTACGCAGCAGTTCGCGCTCCTCCAGGGCGTCGGTCACGGCCATGCCGAGTCGCCCCGCGACATGGTCGTAGCAGACGCGGGCGCGGGCCAGCGGGTCCGGCGCGGCGACCACCGGCACGGTGTGCGCGGCGTCCCGGTCGGGGATCGCGTGCGAGGCGAGGGCGTCGACGAGGCGCGCGGTGCCGGTGTCCGCGATGCGCACGAGGCTGCGGCGCCCTCGCGCTCGGCGACGCACACCCCGGCGCTCACCAGGCGGGCCAGATGGCCGCTGACGGTGGACGGGGCGACCCCGGTGATCCGGCTCAGCTCACCGGCGGTCCAGGCCCGCCCTTCGAGCAGGGCCATGCAGATCGCGGCCCGCGTCTCGTCGGCGAACACCGCGGCCAGGGCGGCGAGACGGGCGGCGGGCGCGACGGCGTCGGCGGTGACCTCGGCACCCTCAGCGACGTCGGCAGCGGTGACCTCGGCACCCTCCGCGACGTCGGCAGCGGTATCAGGAGTGACGCCGGCGGCGGCGACGTCAGCAGGGGCGTCGGCAGCGGGATCGGCGGCGGTGTCGGGAGCAGCATCGGCAGACATGCCCCCAGCATGCCGTAAAAGTTCGGCCGACACCGAACCGTCGACGCCGCGGCCTGCCGCCGTACGCGGTCCACTCCTCGGAATCGATCACCGGCCCCCAGCGGCCCCCGGCACAATGGGACCCATGCCGATACCCGGGATCCCCAGCGACACTCCGACCCGCGCCGCCCTGATCGACCACCTCGTCCGTACCCGTATCGCGGGCGATGTGGCCACCCCCCGCGAGAACAACCTCTCCCAC includes:
- a CDS encoding purine-cytosine permease family protein, with protein sequence MSAPAADNTADKTAVAHAPEGGRGLIEVRSIDYVPVRERHGKVWHQGPFWFTGNFVLTTMVTGFIGPSLGLSLGWSVAAVALGACFGTFFMAFHANQGPRMGLPQMIQSRAQFGIRGAVVPFAAVVFVYIGFNVFNVVLAAQGLTTVLPGGARAWYAILIAVAVVLAVVGHDLLHLVQRWLTYVLIVVFGVITVGALVQLHPHEVAASSGGHSWTSFLIVFCGAAGYQISYAVYVSDYSRYLPRDVSARKVIWWTYAGAALSAVWLMSLGALLASSMKAPDAINSLRAVGNDILPGFGTFAVVVSALALITIMAVNAYGAMLTTTSAVDAFRPVRPTVRSRITGIVVIELAVLVVALLLPEDYLGSFNDFILLMLYFLIPWTAVNLVDFYAVRRGHYAITAIFDPKGIYGRWSWQGLTAYVVGFAAMVPFFTTSFYTGPLAEALGGFDISFVVGLLVGGILYYVLTRGIDLDAERAAVEASEAELEGAGA
- a CDS encoding PucR family transcriptional regulator translates to MALLLSDLVDRPALHLSVAACPEHLDRPVLAAHASELVRPGSWLQGGELLMTIGLLLPMDVAACRAYVDDVTAGGAHALALGLGPELPYQEAPEPLVTAAREAGLPLLTVGEEVPFIAVTKAVFAAQAAEQRAAVESAFETQRRLTAAAASGQGLTPTLDAWTSATGIRAQVTDPLGRVIAGDPAAPGGESTELIRRVAVGGLRSSAVAPGLEVQPLGARRLRGMLVLAGDPGPDARLLISGLVSLLSLELERRHLADEPERRRRAGLLGRLLDAATTAEQAADLLAGAGLAADAVRGVAVAAPSDDAAREIAADLALAVPGGLTRTRGALVEAVVGEGLDLDAVLAHFAQGCPAGIGSAVPPGAARTSLREAGGLLELSRAAGRPVRARSDRAGALLLDLGDRATLTGYADALLGPLDTADPTGALALTLATWLDTGSSWEETARRLGLHRHTVRNRLDKIAQLTGRRLDDGDARFDLWLAVRARRAARRA
- a CDS encoding DMT family transporter, translated to MTTRTPLTSRSAVTPGLLTVGAVCFTVFAWASAFVSIRSAGAAYSPGALALGRLLAASVVLGVLMLIRREGLPPRGAWRGIVVSGAVWFGGYMVALNWGERLVDAGTAALLVNVGPILMALLAARLLGEALPPRLVAGMAVSFAGAVVVGLSMSAGSSDAKESTSLLGVVLCLLAAVAYATGVVAQKPALSYGSPLQVTMFSCLIGTAVCLPFAGQLAGEVSRAPMSATLNMIYLGVVPTALAFTTWTYALARTPAGKMGATTYAVPAIVVLLSWLFLDEVPGWLTLLGGVLCLAGVAVSRSRARAAAAPVPSVAVEDAGEGEGEGKSEPEGETETPAHTA